A genomic window from Cupriavidus metallidurans CH34 includes:
- a CDS encoding response regulator, whose translation MDLSPALPIRLLIVDDDPQIRAMLAEYLATFGMEAEGAEGGTAMRAAMSKQEYDLVILDLSLPGENGLTLCREIRESSNLPVIMLTARAELADRVVGLEVGADDYVTKPFEMRELVARIHTVLRRSRADVRRPAPAAPGHEVRFAAWRLNTTLRQLVDAEDTVVPLSNAEFRLLLTFIEHPNRVLDREMLINTARGRDLDVFDRSIDLLVSRLRQKLRDDPRDSALIRTVRGEGYVFTGTVEH comes from the coding sequence ATGGACCTGTCCCCCGCTCTGCCAATCCGCCTGCTGATCGTCGACGACGACCCACAAATCCGGGCCATGCTGGCCGAATACCTCGCCACATTCGGCATGGAGGCCGAAGGTGCCGAAGGCGGCACTGCCATGCGTGCGGCGATGTCGAAGCAGGAATACGACCTCGTCATCCTGGATCTCTCGCTGCCCGGCGAGAACGGCCTGACGTTGTGCCGCGAAATCCGGGAGTCCAGCAACCTGCCTGTGATCATGCTGACCGCCCGCGCGGAACTGGCCGATCGCGTGGTGGGACTCGAGGTGGGCGCGGACGACTACGTGACCAAGCCGTTCGAGATGCGCGAGCTGGTGGCGCGCATCCATACCGTGCTGCGTCGCAGCCGTGCCGACGTGCGACGTCCGGCGCCGGCTGCGCCCGGGCATGAAGTCCGGTTCGCGGCATGGCGACTGAACACCACGCTGCGCCAGCTGGTGGATGCCGAGGACACGGTGGTGCCGCTTTCCAACGCGGAATTCCGGCTGCTGCTGACATTCATCGAGCATCCCAATCGCGTGCTCGATCGCGAGATGCTGATCAACACCGCGCGTGGACGCGATCTGGACGTGTTCGATCGCAGCATCGACCTGCTGGTGTCCCGTCTGCGCCAGAAGCTGCGTGACGATCCGCGCGACTCGGCACTGATCCGCACCGTGCGTGGCGAAGGGTACGTCTTCACGGGCACCGTGGAGCACTGA
- a CDS encoding ABC transporter substrate-binding protein has product MRQAPPQSKSSCAPASAGRRRTLGALGSLGALSSLAVIAPQTAFAQPAPSGARRQLVVGQLVDRTGPQADLSRDYLAGAKVLFDAYNASNGSLRIVHVVRDADTNPRGATAQAVALADSEHAEVLFGPGDALLPALAASTELSRRGVQIVAPLSGLSLNAENVWFTRADYQSELDAAVRQLRGFGLTAVTLAVSPDFAAGTLAAGTPWLSRLEKAMSVQTVPLTGNFDESARRIAAGRPGAVIVGGDTLAYGSLGRALAAQNWYGFLVGLSAVSPVSAREILGTGYAGGMVVTQIAPGPQESTLRVVKEHVARMKQYLDEPPSPATLAGYIGAAWLVRAASGIKAPGPVELRRALQTRVDVGDFMLDFTRGLRGSQYVQLAPINKSGLPQRA; this is encoded by the coding sequence ATGCGCCAAGCCCCACCGCAGTCGAAATCGTCATGCGCGCCCGCGTCTGCAGGGCGTCGGCGCACACTTGGCGCACTGGGTTCGCTCGGCGCGTTGTCATCACTGGCTGTAATCGCGCCGCAGACCGCGTTCGCGCAGCCCGCGCCATCGGGCGCGCGCCGCCAGCTTGTCGTCGGCCAACTGGTCGATCGCACCGGCCCGCAGGCCGATCTTTCGCGCGACTACCTGGCCGGCGCGAAGGTGCTGTTCGACGCGTACAACGCGTCCAACGGCAGCCTGCGTATCGTCCACGTCGTGCGCGATGCCGATACGAATCCGCGTGGCGCCACGGCCCAGGCAGTGGCACTGGCCGACAGCGAACATGCCGAAGTGCTGTTCGGGCCCGGCGATGCATTGCTGCCCGCGCTCGCGGCTTCCACCGAACTGTCGCGCCGTGGCGTGCAGATCGTGGCACCGCTGTCGGGGCTCTCGCTGAATGCCGAGAACGTCTGGTTCACGCGCGCCGACTATCAATCCGAACTGGACGCGGCAGTACGTCAGCTACGCGGCTTCGGACTGACCGCGGTAACGCTGGCGGTCTCTCCCGATTTCGCGGCGGGCACGCTCGCTGCAGGCACGCCCTGGCTGTCGCGGCTGGAGAAAGCCATGTCGGTACAGACGGTGCCGCTCACGGGCAACTTCGACGAGAGCGCGCGCCGCATTGCGGCGGGCCGTCCGGGCGCGGTGATCGTCGGCGGCGACACGCTCGCCTACGGCAGCCTGGGTCGCGCGCTGGCTGCGCAGAACTGGTACGGATTCCTGGTGGGGTTGTCGGCTGTCAGCCCGGTGTCGGCGCGTGAAATCCTCGGCACCGGCTATGCGGGCGGAATGGTCGTGACGCAGATCGCGCCGGGGCCGCAGGAATCGACGCTGCGTGTGGTGAAAGAGCATGTAGCGCGCATGAAGCAGTACCTCGACGAACCGCCCTCGCCCGCCACGCTGGCCGGCTACATTGGCGCCGCGTGGCTGGTGCGCGCGGCCAGCGGCATCAAGGCGCCCGGACCGGTAGAGTTGCGTCGCGCGCTGCAGACGCGTGTCGACGTTGGCGATTTCATGCTCGACTTCACGCGCGGACTACGCGGTTCGCAGTACGTGCAATTGGCGCCGATCAACAAGAGCGGTTTGCCCCAACGCGCCTGA
- a CDS encoding ATP-binding protein, translating into MAAQMPPSADDPPIVRPELRSSASETPRRRFDSMFVRLFFVMAAIMLAVHVLGVTVIEGFFPRPGSERYMERMRRAASEAEAAGHSLPAPLPGALASLSHPHGPPPPPNDDDDDGDNDGPPLHPDAFRMQKGGVLMPPGPPGPPGPPSGFHIRGLWPPHLGMLFQLVAILIASWVGARLLARPVQQLASGANRLAQDVHAPPLEEEMGPAEARDATRALNLMQQRIRTQLAQQSRFLAAVSHDLRTPLTRMSLRIERIEDNNVRYRLRQDLAEMNGLIDATLYYLRERDDAAGPRQRVDVLALLQAIVDDAQEMGQDVRLSGTAVPLLAYPAELRRAVVNLVENAHRYGGAAHIVLTDSAERVIIDVSDNGPGIPPAELQRVLEPFYRVESSRSRATGGVGMGLAIAADIVARHGGELTLSNRTEGGLRVRIVLPRA; encoded by the coding sequence ATGGCCGCGCAGATGCCGCCATCGGCGGACGATCCACCGATCGTGCGGCCCGAATTGCGTTCCAGCGCATCGGAGACGCCCCGAAGGCGCTTCGATTCGATGTTCGTGCGGCTGTTCTTCGTGATGGCCGCGATCATGCTTGCTGTTCACGTGCTGGGCGTGACCGTGATCGAGGGGTTCTTCCCGCGCCCGGGTTCGGAGCGCTACATGGAACGGATGCGCCGCGCCGCCTCGGAAGCCGAGGCGGCCGGCCACTCATTGCCTGCACCACTGCCGGGCGCGTTAGCATCGCTCAGCCATCCGCACGGGCCGCCACCACCGCCCAATGATGACGATGACGACGGCGACAACGACGGGCCCCCGCTGCATCCCGACGCATTCCGCATGCAGAAAGGCGGCGTACTCATGCCGCCCGGACCACCTGGGCCACCTGGGCCACCGTCCGGTTTCCATATTCGAGGTCTCTGGCCGCCGCACTTGGGCATGTTGTTCCAGCTCGTGGCCATCCTGATTGCATCGTGGGTTGGCGCGCGTCTGCTGGCGCGGCCCGTGCAGCAACTGGCCAGTGGCGCGAACCGGCTGGCGCAGGACGTCCACGCGCCGCCGCTGGAGGAGGAGATGGGCCCAGCCGAAGCGCGTGACGCTACCCGGGCACTGAACCTGATGCAGCAGCGCATCCGCACCCAGCTGGCGCAGCAATCACGCTTCCTGGCGGCGGTGTCGCACGATCTGCGCACGCCGCTGACGCGCATGAGCCTGCGCATCGAGCGCATCGAGGACAACAACGTGCGCTACCGTCTGCGCCAGGATCTGGCCGAGATGAACGGACTGATCGACGCCACGCTGTACTACCTGCGCGAGCGAGACGATGCCGCCGGCCCGCGCCAGCGCGTGGACGTGCTGGCACTGCTGCAGGCGATCGTCGACGATGCCCAGGAAATGGGCCAGGACGTGCGGCTTTCCGGCACCGCCGTGCCGCTGCTGGCGTACCCGGCCGAACTGCGCCGCGCGGTAGTCAATCTGGTGGAGAACGCGCACCGGTACGGCGGCGCCGCCCATATCGTGCTGACCGACAGCGCCGAGCGCGTGATCATCGACGTGTCCGATAACGGCCCGGGTATTCCGCCCGCGGAACTCCAGCGCGTGCTGGAGCCGTTCTATCGCGTGGAGTCGTCGCGCAGCCGTGCCACAGGCGGTGTGGGAATGGGGTTGGCGATCGCCGCCGATATCGTGGCGCGACACGGCGGGGAACTCACGCTGAGCAACCGTACCGAGGGCGGCCTGCGCGTGCGCATTGTGCTGCCGCGCGCCTGA